A DNA window from Daucus carota subsp. sativus chromosome 3, DH1 v3.0, whole genome shotgun sequence contains the following coding sequences:
- the LOC108214822 gene encoding disease resistance protein RUN1-like — translation MASTSNPEITAASPSSPSSSSSSSPSPPIAWDVFLSFYGDDTRKTFTSHLYSALDQAGILTFRDDPALEKGQEISPGLCNAITDSKMFVVVISENYARSPWCLNELVEILSCKKTENQVVPVFYYVDPSDVRHQKGSFGDALDYHKKRYSPDIIDKWKSALYQTAELSGYHLKKHANENESETIKSIVENVARQVSTKVLRLGGDLYGIDSAVEEIYQKLRTESKDVRAIGICGMGGIGKTTIAKAFYNKYHSIFDCCCFVENVKQYSQGGDFLIPLLEQLLIVLLGRKNYKVLDADSGIRQLKQILHFKKALIILDDLNQSICSEFLGRHCNLFSAGSRIIVTTRDVSILDQLKIYISDVDIYMVNKLGQTHSLELFSYHAFGKPQPPASLREHSISFVAYAGGLPLALKVLGSSLCGRTQDELFWKAKLEKVRKIPENGILEILQLSYNELNDESVKSIFLDIAFFFVGKYKYEAVDIFESCEYYPEVGIRILLERCLLTIDNQRLRMHDLIQEMGRDIAKKTRLFLRANAWEDLQNHEGLDNIEGLVLDLSQSTKKQINSQIFERLPRLRLLEIINAHDIKGHFKNSFHELRCFYWNCCTWTKLPSSFRPQKLISLVLPYSNLKMLWDDAQPFMSLKIIVLSYSVNLKTTPNFKNSKVVERLYFAGCESLQKVHPSIRELANLYVLDLRECIHLKDEMSIYSVKRLSEPVKQWPNMGYLRLGHYHNLRRLPEQLGDMKWLKELDASYTAIEELPDSITQLKELAWMKLDGCKKLRKLPEQIGNMEGLRTFLANSSAIEQLPDSFVGLVNLEILIMSSCKNLRNLPNSIWKLQLLQVLNLGWCKKLERLPEELGMMQCLEILNVFGTAIQEVPDSIGLLSRLRLLDLSYCHKLKYLPSNIWNLASLETLHLSQEDIKAINLPDAVKDTKLVCLTLKCNIRLWLPTILSFPSLEHLILCDESENLSSTNPFSFSGLYNLQVLEFYGSAFFGSSFLELPFNITHLCLGDHATLVHLPDLSSLKQLKKFYIIRCISLESLPPLPHHLQTLTVYYCPSLQEVSNISLLKELSHLNFGRCSYQKSFSSRKSPLQVINQYLRLYESKVPKMADWLSYKSSGHTISFDIPPQLGDNLLGLALSVDLSCKGRGSNLSIRAAVTNKTNGTTKYCVIPLYINCRQVYSLVQCISADKISIRSGDEIRISFQRDVYIFNAPEVVLSVPMKVKMCAVHVIPKTLSPDFCSVLSNLIK, via the exons ATGGCTTCAACTAGTAATCCTGAAATAACTGCAGCTTCCCCTTCTTCACcatcatcgtcatcatcatcatctccaTCTCCGCCTATCGCCTGGGATGTATTCTTGAGCTTTTACGGTGATGACACACGCAAAACCTTTACTTCACATCTTTATTCTGCTTTGGATCAAGCTGGAATTTTAACCTTCAGAGATGATCCTGCTCTTGAAAAGGGCCAGGAAATTTCACCTGGGCTTTGCAATGCAATTACAGATTCCAAGATGTTTGTGGTAGTTATCTCTGAGAACTATGCTCGTTCGCCATGGTGCCTTAATGAGCTCGTAGAGATTCTTAGCTGCAAGAAAACAGAGAATCAGGTTGTTCCAGTGTTTTATTATGTTGATCCATCAGATGTGCGTCACCAGAAAGGGAGTTTCGGAGACGCTCTTGATTATCATAAGAAGCGTTACTCTCCTGACATAATAGACAAGTGGAAATCAGCTCTTTATCAAACTGCAGAGCTATCAGGATACCATCTCAAAAAACATGCAAATGA GAATGAATCGGAAACCATTAAAAGCATTGTAGAGAATGTGGCACGACAAGTATCTACAAAGGTATTACGCCTTGGTGGAGATCTATATGGGATAGATTCTGCTGTCGAAGAAATATATCAGAAATTAAGGACGGAATCAAAAGATGTACGGGCCATTGGAATATGTGGGATGGGCGGAATTGGCAAAACAACAATCGCCAAAGCTTTCTATAACAAATATCATAGCATATTTGATTGTTGTTGCTTTGTCGAAAATGTTAAACAATATTCTCAAGGAGGTGATTTTCTAATTCCTTTACTTGAGCAACTAttgattgtgcttcttgggagAAAGAATTACAAGGTCCTTGATGCTGATAGTGGAATTAGACAGTTGAAACAAATTCTCCATTTCAAAAAAGCACTAATTATTCTGGATGATTTGAACCAATCAATTTGTTCGGAATTTCTTGGAAGGCATTGCAACTTATTTTCAGCTGGAAGTAGAATTATTGTGACGACAAGAGATGTTAGCATTCTagatcaattaaaaatatatatttcagacGTAGATATATACATGGTGAATAAATTAGGACAAACTCATTCACTGGAGCTCTTTAGTTATCATGCCTTTGGAAAACCACAGCCACCTGCTAGTTTAAGAGAGCACTCCATAAGCTTTGTAGCTTATGCGGGAGGTCTTCCATTAGCTCTTAAGGTGTTAGGTTCATCTTTATGTGGTAGAACTCAAGATGAGTTATTCTGGAAAGCCAAGCTTGAAAAAGTTCGAAAAATTCCAGAGAATGGGATACTGGAAATTCTTCAACTGAGCTATAATGAGTTAAATGATGAGTCTGTGAAGTCAATTTTTCTTGATATTGCATTCTTCTTCGTCGGGAAGTACAAGTATGAGGCTGTTGACATATTCGAATCTTGTGAGTACTATCCAGAAGTTGGTATACGAATTCTATTAGAAAGATGTCTACTCACGATTGATAACCAGAGATTAAGGATGCATGATCTTATACAAGAGATGGGACGGGATATTGCCAAGAAAACACGCTTGTTCTTGAGAGCAAACGCGTGGGAAGATTTGCAAAATCATGAG gGTTTAGATAATATTGAAGGTCTTGTCTTAGATTTAAGTCAATCAACGAAGAAACAAATCAACTCTCAAATATTTGAAAGGCTGCCCAGATTGAGATTACTCGAGATCATAAATGCTCACGACATCAAAGGACATTTCAAAAATTCTTTCCATGAGTTAAGATGCTTCTATTGGAATTGTTGTACGTGGACAAAATTACCTTCTAGTTTTCGACCACAAAAATTGATCTCTCTTGTGTTGCCATATAGCAATTTGAAGATGCTTTGGGATGATGCCCAG CCTTTCATGAGTTTGAAGATTATAGTTCTCAGTTACTCTGTGAACTTGAAAACCACTCCCaacttcaaaaattcaaaagttGTTGAGCGGTTATACTTTGCTGGTTGTGAAAGCTTGCAAAAAGTCCACCCATCAATTAGAGAGTTGGCTAATTTATATGTTCTGGATTTGAGGGAATGCATCCATTTGAAAGACGAAATGTCAATATATAGTGTGAAACGATTGTCGGAGCCTGTCAAACAATGGCCTAATATGGGCTATTTGCGTTTGGGTCATTATCACAATCTAAGACGGTTGCCAGAGCAATTGGGTGATATGAAATGGCTAAAGGAGCTTGATGCAAGTTACACTGCAATTGAGGAACTGCCAGATTCAATTACTCAGCTTAAGGAGTTGGCTTGGATGAAATTGGATGGTTGCAAGAAGCTTAGAAAGCTACCAGAGCAGATTGGAAATATGGAAGGCTTAAGGACATTTCTTGCAAATAGTAGTGCAATTGAACAacttccagattcatttgtagGCCTCGTTAATTTGGAGATTCTAATAATGAGCTCCTGCAAAAACCTTAGGAATCTTCCAAATAGCATATGGAAGCTCCAGTTGCTTCAAGTACTAAATCTGGGGTGGTGTAAAAAGCTGGAGCGATTGCCTGAGGAATTGGGGATGATGCAATGCTTAGAAATTCTTAATGTCTTCGGAACAGCAATTCAAGAAGTACCAGATTCTATTGGACTACTTAGTAGGTTAAGGCTGTTGGATTTGTCTTATTGCCATAAGCTAAAATATCTGCCGAGCAATATATGGAATCTTGCGTCACTTGAAACATTACATCTTTCCCAAGAGGACATCAAAGCAATTAATTTGCCTGATGCAGTGAAAGATACAAAGTTGGTTTGCTTGACTTTGAAGTGTAATATAAGATTATGGTTGCCTACGATACTAAGTTTTCCTTCATTGGAACACTTAATTCTCTGTGATGAGAGTGAGAATTTATCATCAACCAATCCATTTAGTTTCTCTGGGCTTTACAACCTACAAGTTCTCGAATTCTATGGCTCTGCATTTTTTGGGTCATCGTTTCTGGAACTTCCTTTTAATATAACACACTTATGCCTAGGTGACCATGCAACACTGGTACATCTACCCGATTTATCAAGCTTGAAACAGTTGAAGAAGTTTTATATAATCCGTTGCATCAGCCTTGAATCACTGCCTCCACTTCCTCATCATCTTCAAACACTTACAGTTTATTATTGCCCAAGCTTACAAGAAGTCTCAAACATTTCATTATTGAAGGAATTGAGTCATTTGAATTTTGGTAGGTGCAGCTATCAGAAATCATTTAGTTCCAGAAAGAGTCCCCTTCAG GTAATAAATCAATACCTCCGTTTATATGAATCCAAGGTACCAAAGATGGCAGATTGGTTGAGCTACAAAAGCAGTGGGCATACGATCTCTTTTGATATCCCACCACAATTGGGAGATAACTTATTAGGTCTTGCGCTCTCGGTGGATTTATCATGCAAAGGGCGGGGTTCTAATTTAAGCATTAGAGCTGCTGTTACTAATAAAACAAATGGTACAACAAAGTACTGTGTGATCCCTTTATACATTAATTGTCGTCAAGTATATTCCCTGGTACAATGCATAAGTGCAGATAAAATCTCAATAAGAAGTGGAGATGAGATTCGTATTTCATTTCAAAgagatgtgtatatatttaatgCACCAGAAGTAGTTCTTTCTGTACCAATGAAGGTGAAGATGTGCGCTGTCCATGTGATACCAAAAACACTCTCCCCGGATTTTTGCTCTGTTTTAAGCAACTTGATTAAGTGA